Proteins encoded within one genomic window of Eleutherodactylus coqui strain aEleCoq1 chromosome 1, aEleCoq1.hap1, whole genome shotgun sequence:
- the TSFM gene encoding elongation factor Ts, mitochondrial gives MAALSGLLRSKLISWQQAGLFHSGFRLLAANKERLVKLRKKTGYSFINCKKALEKFNDDAEQAETWLHQQAQKEGWNKASKLQGRRTAEGLVGLLQEGNTAVMVEVNCETDFVARNVKFQHLIQQAALCTLRHCQSREQQQASYSKGFLSGDEILQMKIDESPLKDVLVLTIGKLGENMIMRRAAWVTVSSDMFIGSYTHGTLQGDLLSSSNVSSGKYGSLVVCRKADASSTSNITELGRRLGQHVVGMNPLSVGSLEDESAGDAETRMLAQPFLLEPSLTVGQYLQPHGVQVLDFVRFECGEEPESLETSQS, from the exons ATGGCAGCGCTCTCAGGGCTCTTGCGCTCCAAG CTCATTTCCTGGCAGCAGGCTGGACTATTCCACTCCGGTTTCCGGTTACTGGCAGCCAACAAGGAACGTTTAGTTAAACTCCGAAAGAAAACTGGTTACTCGTTTATCAACTGTAAGAAAGCGCTAGAGAAGTTCAACGATGATGCCGAACAG GCAGAGACGTGGCTCCATCAGCAAGCCCAAAAAGAAGGATGGAATAAAGCTTCCAAGTTACAAGGAAGAAGGACTGCCGAGGGTCTTGTGGGTCTTCTGCAGGAAGGCAACACAGCAGTGATGGTGGAA GTGAATTGTGAGACAGACTTTGTGGCCAGAAATGTGAAGTTTCAGCATCTGATTCAGCAGGCAGCACTTTGTACTCTGCGGCATTGCCAGAGCAGGGAACAGCAGCAGGCGTCTTACTCCAAG GGTTTCCTGTCTGgtgatgagattttgcaaatgaAGATTGATGAATCCCCGCTTAAAGATGTTCTTGTGTTGACAATTG GAAAACTTGGAGAAAACATGATCATGAGGAGGGCTGCGTGGGTGACGGTCTCTTCTGACATGTTCATTGGGTCTTACACGCATGGCACTCTACAGGGAGACCTGCTGTCCTCGTCCAATGTGTCATCTGGCAAATATGGGTCGCTGGTTGTATGTCGAAAGGCTGATGCAAGTTCTACAAGCAACATTACTGAACTTGGCCGTAGGCTGGGCCAGCATGTAGTAGGCATGAATCCCTTATCGGTGGGGTCTTTAGAAGATGAATCTGCTGGAGATGCAGAAACCAGAATGCTGGCCCAACCTTTCTTGCTGGAGCCTAGCCTGACTGTAGGACAGTACCTCCAGCCACACGGAGTGCAGGTCTTGGATTTTGTGCGCTTTGAATGTGGGGAAGAACCGGAGTCTTTAGAAACCAGTCAGTCTTAA